A stretch of DNA from Acinetobacter sp. C26M:
TGACATTGAACTTTGACCTTACTTGTGTAGGATAGGTGGGAGGCTTTGAAGTTGGAACGCTAGTTCCAATGGAGCCGTCCTTGAAATACCACCCTGGTAATGTTGAGGTTCTAACTCTGCCCCGTAATCCGGGGCGAGGACCATGTCTGGTGGGTAGTTTGACTGGGGCGGTCTCCTCCTAAAGAGTAACGGAGGAGTACGAAGGTGCGCTCAGCGTGGTCGGAAATCACGCGTAGAGTATAAAGGCAAAAGCGCGCTTAACTGCGAGACCCACAAGTCGAGCAGGTACGAAAGTAGGTCTTAGTGATCCGGTGGTTCTGTATGGAAGGGCCATCGCTCAACGGATAAAAGGTACTCTGGGGATAACAGGCTGATACCGCCCAAGAGTTCATATCGACGGCGGTGTTTGGCACCTCGATGTCGGCTCATCTCATCCTGGGGCTGAAGCAGGTCCCAAGGGTATGGCTGTTCGCCATTTAAAGAGGTACGCGAGCTGGGTTTAGAACGTCGTGAGACAGTTCGGTCCCTATCTACCGTGGGCGCTGGAAATTTGAGAGGATCTGCTCCTAGTACGAGAGGACCAGAGTGGACGAACCTCTGGTGTACCGGTTGTGACGCCAGTCGCATCGCCGGGTAGCTATGTTCGGAAGGGATAACCGCTGAAAGCATCTAAGCGGGAAGCCTACCTCAAGATAAGATTTCCCTAGGAATTTATTCCTCTAAAGAGCCGTTCGAGACTAGGACGTTGATAGGTTGGGTGTGGAAGCACGGTGACGTGTGAAGCTGACCAATACTAATTGCTCGTGAGGCTTGACTATACAACACCCAAACAGTTGTTGTATTCAAGATAAATTCAATACATAACTTGATTTAGTGTGAAATCTAGTTACAATACCGACTCAATTAACTAATCCGTTAATAACTCTTTCGGTACTAAGTGGCAAAAAACGTAAGACCACCCAAAACCAAAACAGTTTGCTGGCGACAATAGCAAGAGTGAACCACCTGATCCCTTCCCGAACTCAGAAGTGAAACCTCTTAGCGCTGATGGTAGTGTGGCACTTGCCATGTGAGAGTAAGTCATCGCCAGCTTTTAAATCTAAACACCCCAATCTCGAGAGAGGTTGGGGTGTTTTTTATTGCGCGGAATTAAATGGCTCGTGGAGAATCAATCGAAAAATTAGACGTATGCTAGTTTTTTGAACAGATAAGTCAGTCGAAACGTATTTTCCTTGTATGCGGAAACATTGCTTTATGTTATAAATATTTTTATAGGCATGTTTTTTGCTTATTTTAATAAAAGGAAAGACTATGAAATTATCTGTTGGATTGAAAGTTGCGAACAGTTTATCGTTAACTCCTCAATTGCAGCAGGCCATACGTCTTCTACAGCTCTCAAGTTTAGAACTAGAACAAGAAATTCAAATTCAATTGGATAGTAATCCTTTATTGGAAAAAATCGAAGATTTAGGCACAACCGAAAGTCTTTCAACTCTAGAAGCAAAAGAGACAGGTGATTTAACTACTGAACTGAATGCGGATCATCTTCCAAATGATTTACCAGTTGATACTGAATGGGATGATATTTATACCCATCAATCGACTGCACTGGCTTCGCCAGAGTACGAAGAGCGAGAGGATAACCGTCAGATACAACTGAGCCTCAAAGAGCATATTTTAGATCAAGTCAATCTTTTGCATTTTTCGACTGTAGATAAGTTGATTGCATATTGCATCGTAGACTCTCTGGATGATAAAGGATTCCTAGATGCAGAGTTGGATGATATTTTACTTGCAGTTTCACGTCTCTTACAGGAGATGGAGAGCGAGGAAGAGGTTGAGCAAGATGAAGTGATTGTGGTTTTAAAACATATTCAGCGTTTAGATCCTGTTGGTGTGGGTTCAAGAAACTTAGCGGAATGTTTAAAAATCCAACTTGAAAGCTTTAATGAAAAAGTTCCTTATCTTGCAGAGGCTAGGAATTTACTGAAGTATTATGAGTTGTTGATTTCGAATGATTTGAATAAGTTGTTAAAGCAAACAGGGTTATCTAAAGAACAATTAAAAAGTGCTGTTGATTTGTTAAAAACTTTAAAACCTTACCCTGGTTTGGAATTTAATCAACAAGAATCTGAGTACCAAGTTCCAGATGTTGTGGTGGGGAAAAAAGATCAGCATTGGCAAGTTCAGCTCAATCCAGATGTCATGCCTAAGCTACGTATCAATTCTTTTTATTCAGGTATGATTCGTCGTGCTGATCAAAGTGATGATAACGTTTATTTGCGTAATCAAATGTTGGAAGCGAAGAATTTTATCAAGAGTATTGATGAGCGACATAAGACTTTATTAAAAGTGGCAACTTGTATTGTTGAACATCAACGCGCTTTCTTGGAGCAAGGGCCAGAAGCGATGAAACCCTTGGTACTCC
This window harbors:
- a CDS encoding RNA polymerase factor sigma-54; the protein is MKLSVGLKVANSLSLTPQLQQAIRLLQLSSLELEQEIQIQLDSNPLLEKIEDLGTTESLSTLEAKETGDLTTELNADHLPNDLPVDTEWDDIYTHQSTALASPEYEEREDNRQIQLSLKEHILDQVNLLHFSTVDKLIAYCIVDSLDDKGFLDAELDDILLAVSRLLQEMESEEEVEQDEVIVVLKHIQRLDPVGVGSRNLAECLKIQLESFNEKVPYLAEARNLLKYYELLISNDLNKLLKQTGLSKEQLKSAVDLLKTLKPYPGLEFNQQESEYQVPDVVVGKKDQHWQVQLNPDVMPKLRINSFYSGMIRRADQSDDNVYLRNQMLEAKNFIKSIDERHKTLLKVATCIVEHQRAFLEQGPEAMKPLVLRDVAEEVELHESTVSRVTTNKYMLTPRGLFELKYFFSSHVGTTTGGEASSTAIRAMIKKLVSNENPRKPLSDNAIAEMLKDEGIEVARRTVAKYRESLHIPSSSERKVLI